A stretch of bacterium DNA encodes these proteins:
- a CDS encoding DUF1761 domain-containing protein produces the protein MFEVTLIPLLAAAVAAVIVGFAWFHTKVFGAAYMRSVNLTPEQQAKARKRMPVSVFFAFVSALLAAYVLNYFGIAWGVYDWVGAIELGIWVWLGFALPPLLGAVLWEMKPLKHLAIVGGYWLVNFIVMAVILVFLA, from the coding sequence ATGTTCGAAGTAACGCTCATTCCTCTCCTTGCCGCTGCGGTAGCAGCGGTGATCGTCGGTTTTGCCTGGTTCCATACCAAGGTCTTCGGTGCCGCATATATGCGTAGTGTCAATCTGACACCCGAGCAGCAGGCGAAAGCCCGTAAGCGCATGCCGGTTTCGGTCTTCTTTGCATTTGTGAGCGCACTTCTGGCTGCGTACGTCCTTAATTACTTCGGTATCGCGTGGGGTGTCTATGACTGGGTGGGGGCGATCGAGTTGGGTATCTGGGTATGGCTCGGTTTCGCACTGCCGCCGCTTCTCGGTGCGGTCCTCTGGGAGATGAAGCCGCTTAAGCACCTTGCGATCGTCGGAGGGTATTGGCTCGTCAACTTCATCGTAATGGCGGTCATCCTGGTATTCTTGGCGTAA
- a CDS encoding DUF192 domain-containing protein, producing MRALPIVLGLLGISIVGYAFFHKTEVSAPHSIVPTETLLLADKPLRVAVADTDALRAQGLSGSAPLADDEGMLFIFDEDGVYPFWMKDMLYSIDIFWLDATGSVVHIEKNLSPDTYPQSFTPHSPARYVLEVRAGFADQHDIQIGTRANLPE from the coding sequence ATGCGCGCGCTTCCCATCGTTCTCGGGCTTCTTGGCATCAGTATCGTGGGATACGCTTTCTTTCATAAAACTGAAGTTTCGGCACCTCATTCGATAGTGCCGACGGAAACCCTGCTTCTCGCCGACAAACCGCTGCGCGTGGCGGTGGCTGATACTGATGCGCTCCGTGCTCAGGGCTTGAGCGGGAGTGCTCCGTTGGCAGACGACGAGGGGATGCTGTTCATCTTCGACGAGGATGGAGTGTATCCCTTCTGGATGAAGGACATGCTCTATTCCATCGATATCTTCTGGCTTGATGCGACAGGGAGCGTGGTCCATATCGAGAAAAACCTCTCGCCTGATACCTATCCTCAAAGCTTCACTCCTCATTCACCGGCTCGGTATGTACTAGAGGTACGTGCCGGATTCGCGGATCAGCACGACATACAAATCGGGACTCGTGCAAATCTTCCCGAATAG
- a CDS encoding N-acetylmuramoyl-L-alanine amidase, translated as MTYARTASLLSLISILIASPAAIFALTCPADQPKVNCSVGGAVTEACGKCPQLEETITPSTGSASTQSNQTGNKNECDKVNITGYMSTKTCWKAGIQGGKQMPSCTVAGPTCQSLLYEAKEAMQNGETNIGGTQQPGQTGSDIPQTSAQEYYEGLQKAFGELPPDPTPIRDPGSSGFDDLNQAIDSLGGRPLTAPASQGALESLARQQADSLNAVSDITGTKVNPVDTVFGRMQQYLQNPTSIAPPQGWNFAPSPSGGPGSFVSDTPSTGGTFSNPWASMAENLPGVQSSAGSAIGNALVAAQETASNAWQGVRDFAAAQWEKAMAVLTPTEEALPGAGLPDAPTGNELPVIDVARGADTPIAGLPQNVTELAQMLDSPQVAEEVRSGYVNEILGSKEQGWTPSSDQYKEAIGIVQSAPDDRGMFARTMDRFINYSDRAQTLAQLNSGLQEASRAEALGILSSNASGLAANGQMAALPEFSDAAVQELLETTPEGARVSAASQRANDKALALQSTSANLKEIAGNAIDVRDQLRARVDQLAALEAMGVRDIPEGDVNSLLRETSDQLKTVNSNLERMLDGSDPAFEKQMYDAVQARAQVNEMFGFGTLLYKPIFGGEAGLRDLGLFISDPAAWREGVIANATAQVVTQSVDQANNWTLAGGFAGALPVAGVLGKTTGIAAAQQMGIGAVKVAGIGSVGNPLGSAFDGVSAAGRTLFGSGSNTGAGGAAAAARAADLDFNPAFADDLSGAESRFANAYTRSAREAVQAEVASGTVAPEAFERAVYNRLHNSMGKTDFVTSGNGRNVMNALESEMRARGIVPEAGFTPAPRPVVVPDAGSSAPLPNNRAISVSSRPASQSPFSTKPRAAAEIPPVAAGLPASGLSTPAAAFTSLPTRFSQALSNVGDAVQGAVQSVRRVAAPVALSVGMLTNPLPPIPVAGIDVPIVSSVTPAQGAPASQATLPVTVEIDGIKGVESGAASTYNPAKPGWRTGGTKLATGARYNPKAYEAALQTDLAAKYQMGHGNYPRNGFALVEQGDKKLIVKINDNGPLVPGRIIDLNEASMRYLSNNKYGNNSGVLNDVKVTVLEGTGYTPGPVDGSATLVARVETAPPPNTVSAQTATVPPVQNVVVTPDELASRSLTANIPPRAPVGTPQLEAINPLNEVDDFFGRIFTPTEQGVKDIVNQVIKQNPYIPRTKLAAQVLKEQPSAVGTSAYKKLRDNVARELAGRRDGQGGVSAAEAARADAEIGRQLAVLNGELQPQRTIGEVAKATGRPEIPGLEGKGHFMVPLQAPETLPKRVAIIMHQTEGSYAVGHARAQMSRPNKVGTTIWVERDGTFYWAAPESANPKHIRSGSSLRGDNKYIDNSQTRGVITSENTIGIEFAGNPPGRLQNPLTAEQLDTAAKLGRFLQERYNIPSDKVYAHSWVQHKAESSARVADRYVEGAAAANVVRMLGYRPGIDSAADFTSVSDRALVNTAVANLPAGGPLDSTVRTALRDMGGGVLVAENVAVPDAPAAAIADVAFNRVSPFSAAPQSGGELVRNFTTPSALEATSPLNVRPSPVLVSEPAPVVRPTEPTPVAVNEPARTPGSAAEPRGFSPLDLIEVPIAIGNAPSWVANRIADAGSYIRTALVGPAVPENPRGSANTPSSGQVVASNEPGVPVRTPENTEILPSPTGQSLEPVAPTVLAESRPIAITRVPLTEGEMIRPTTPTSIALNPSNRLGNEIVQVAERPVQIASKTVRVEDISGADATAVASAEVKGALTGVEAAEAKAVAAKVFLAELDTSKKLADNVNRLMSAYFNQGKVLDPQSLSSAIQKSVAQVNRFERAIADAEALGALDAATAARVRELFEPVKSTSQLLETQRPQLMRLVPNSHGKVSLGATFGVDGAAEGLQAIKTTPARLSDSLAERQALETAARSGAEKTIAAADAARAEAKRLAEAEQLRLVEEARIAEARAAQIVNQEGPVAYVPSATPGTWTSADALAAPKGPFEVSITRVSDTPNTPQGPADLPGQEPGVPSGRTPTIAREEEIDPALNPPPLPRQDPELPFPENTGARPDGEISPTLTTGGGPITPAIADEGLISRTRNALSDAFARARFNTQVGWSRLTGSGRPAEVTAPLNDSFAQRLDAWSRSEGSRLERMQELATLREALQVRQQIVARNAADLAAVTPEPQSGIPSVRDTELASMNKEMSTALTRGDESIQDLVRAEEALAKNTPEGDAEARALAASGLDKVRERAAAESRALTIARANTEVPADDMIGRLGQWEARYGGAAQAASDGGSGGAGGTTGGSGAAAADDAEPSRATRIANALCLGGRVRQFICGALGFTGVVMTYQQVTVDGAPQETQKDATNFNGIPVKDDTSVIFQIPPGGGTPVPAPTPDDSSDTTSSDAPRQPAPDPRTDTPRPDPSVGRDLGSGGPIAYGGYGPAGSSGGDGGFFGGGMNMLSGLFQGLMQWFTGGDEEEGDQSRPQQPSQPASEPPVGAIVGNPQVIDDGDTTTLSWSTVGTDVSSSTCAIVTSDFAVFARGGQNGSINSGALSESTRFGLVCNVKGAQDKLLNETLIRVRGDDTDPPRIFTDEQIAASQASQSNPVRPTSQNSSAQQGSNDGSSNNPTPQDVRTCDPEQAMDSFIKCLCEAEPNPRGCSVPPGGIR; from the coding sequence ATGACTTACGCGCGGACCGCGTCTCTTCTGTCGTTAATCTCGATCCTCATTGCATCGCCCGCTGCGATCTTTGCGCTCACCTGTCCGGCGGATCAGCCGAAGGTCAATTGCAGCGTCGGAGGGGCGGTGACGGAGGCGTGCGGCAAATGCCCGCAGCTCGAAGAGACGATTACTCCTTCCACCGGTAGCGCTTCAACGCAATCGAATCAGACGGGCAACAAGAATGAGTGCGATAAGGTGAACATAACCGGTTACATGAGTACTAAGACCTGCTGGAAGGCGGGCATACAAGGAGGCAAGCAGATGCCGTCCTGTACTGTCGCTGGTCCGACATGTCAGAGCTTGCTCTACGAAGCCAAAGAGGCGATGCAGAACGGTGAGACGAATATCGGGGGCACTCAGCAACCCGGACAGACAGGAAGCGACATCCCGCAGACATCTGCGCAGGAATATTATGAGGGATTGCAGAAGGCATTCGGTGAGCTTCCGCCGGATCCGACGCCGATACGCGATCCTGGCTCCTCTGGATTCGATGATCTCAATCAGGCAATAGATTCTCTGGGCGGTAGGCCGCTCACGGCTCCTGCAAGCCAAGGTGCTCTCGAGTCGCTTGCGCGACAACAGGCCGACTCATTGAATGCAGTGAGCGATATCACCGGCACAAAAGTGAATCCGGTCGATACGGTTTTCGGTCGGATGCAGCAGTATCTGCAGAATCCGACTTCAATCGCGCCACCGCAGGGATGGAATTTCGCACCATCTCCTTCGGGTGGTCCGGGGTCGTTCGTATCAGATACGCCGTCAACAGGAGGTACATTCTCGAATCCATGGGCGTCGATGGCGGAGAATCTGCCTGGCGTACAGTCATCAGCAGGATCGGCGATCGGCAATGCGCTTGTGGCTGCCCAAGAAACTGCATCCAATGCATGGCAGGGAGTGAGGGATTTTGCAGCTGCTCAGTGGGAAAAGGCGATGGCGGTACTCACGCCGACTGAAGAGGCTCTGCCTGGAGCGGGGCTACCCGATGCGCCTACAGGAAACGAGCTTCCTGTCATTGATGTTGCACGGGGTGCCGATACTCCGATCGCCGGATTGCCGCAGAATGTGACGGAACTCGCACAGATGCTTGATAGCCCACAGGTCGCTGAGGAAGTACGGAGCGGTTATGTGAACGAAATACTTGGCAGCAAGGAGCAGGGTTGGACCCCTTCTTCGGACCAATACAAGGAAGCTATCGGTATCGTACAGTCCGCGCCCGATGATCGTGGCATGTTTGCACGAACGATGGATCGCTTCATTAATTATTCCGATCGAGCACAGACACTAGCTCAGCTTAATTCAGGACTTCAGGAAGCATCTCGTGCAGAAGCTCTGGGAATCCTTAGTTCGAATGCGTCAGGATTAGCAGCGAATGGTCAGATGGCCGCGCTTCCGGAATTCAGTGATGCAGCCGTGCAAGAACTGCTTGAAACTACTCCTGAGGGCGCACGTGTATCGGCTGCGTCGCAGCGGGCGAATGATAAAGCTCTTGCGCTACAAAGCACCTCCGCAAATCTGAAGGAAATAGCGGGAAATGCCATTGACGTCCGTGATCAATTGCGCGCTCGAGTTGATCAGCTTGCTGCGCTTGAGGCGATGGGAGTGCGCGATATCCCGGAAGGCGACGTGAACTCCTTGTTGCGCGAGACATCGGATCAATTGAAGACGGTGAATTCGAATCTGGAGAGGATGCTTGATGGCAGTGATCCGGCCTTTGAGAAGCAGATGTACGATGCCGTGCAAGCGCGCGCTCAGGTAAATGAGATGTTCGGGTTCGGAACGTTGTTATACAAGCCTATTTTCGGAGGGGAAGCAGGTTTGCGCGACCTTGGACTTTTCATTAGCGACCCCGCCGCGTGGCGCGAGGGCGTGATCGCGAATGCGACAGCGCAGGTCGTTACGCAATCGGTTGATCAGGCGAACAACTGGACCCTTGCGGGAGGCTTTGCTGGGGCGTTGCCAGTAGCAGGGGTGCTTGGGAAGACTACAGGCATTGCGGCCGCTCAACAGATGGGTATAGGAGCAGTAAAAGTCGCAGGCATCGGATCCGTGGGCAACCCCCTCGGTAGTGCATTTGATGGTGTGTCTGCTGCCGGAAGAACCCTCTTCGGAAGTGGAAGTAATACAGGCGCAGGCGGAGCAGCTGCAGCTGCTCGCGCTGCGGATTTGGATTTCAATCCAGCGTTTGCAGACGATCTTTCTGGGGCTGAATCGCGATTTGCGAATGCATATACGCGCAGCGCGCGCGAGGCTGTTCAGGCGGAGGTTGCATCAGGTACGGTCGCGCCAGAAGCATTCGAGAGAGCTGTATATAACCGTCTGCATAATTCGATGGGTAAGACAGACTTCGTCACATCGGGTAATGGTAGGAATGTGATGAATGCACTGGAGAGCGAGATGCGGGCGCGGGGCATCGTCCCTGAGGCAGGATTCACTCCTGCACCTCGGCCCGTTGTCGTGCCGGATGCGGGTTCGTCTGCACCGCTGCCGAATAATAGAGCTATCAGCGTTTCTTCACGCCCGGCATCGCAGTCACCATTCTCGACGAAGCCGCGAGCGGCGGCGGAAATACCGCCAGTTGCTGCTGGATTGCCTGCGTCTGGATTGAGTACGCCGGCCGCTGCATTCACCTCTTTGCCGACGCGATTCTCGCAAGCGTTAAGTAATGTCGGAGATGCAGTGCAGGGTGCAGTGCAAAGCGTTCGTCGTGTTGCAGCTCCTGTCGCGTTGAGTGTCGGTATGCTGACGAATCCATTGCCACCGATTCCGGTTGCGGGTATTGATGTGCCCATAGTCAGTTCGGTTACTCCTGCGCAAGGAGCTCCTGCCTCGCAAGCCACTCTTCCCGTGACCGTCGAAATTGACGGCATTAAGGGAGTTGAATCAGGTGCTGCATCGACATATAACCCAGCGAAGCCGGGCTGGCGCACCGGCGGGACGAAGCTGGCTACCGGCGCACGGTACAACCCTAAAGCATACGAAGCGGCGCTTCAGACGGATTTGGCGGCGAAATATCAGATGGGGCACGGGAACTATCCTCGCAATGGATTCGCATTGGTTGAACAAGGAGATAAGAAGCTCATCGTAAAGATCAATGATAATGGTCCTCTCGTTCCGGGAAGAATCATTGATCTCAACGAGGCGTCAATGCGCTATTTAAGTAATAACAAATATGGGAATAACAGTGGCGTGTTGAATGATGTGAAAGTAACCGTGCTCGAGGGTACTGGTTATACACCTGGACCCGTAGATGGCAGTGCTACTCTCGTTGCACGAGTTGAGACTGCGCCCCCTCCCAATACCGTCTCAGCTCAAACCGCCACTGTTCCTCCCGTGCAGAACGTGGTCGTTACTCCCGATGAGCTGGCATCTCGATCTCTCACTGCTAATATTCCTCCGCGTGCACCGGTCGGAACTCCGCAGCTAGAAGCGATCAATCCGCTTAATGAGGTCGATGATTTCTTCGGCCGAATCTTCACGCCGACGGAGCAGGGTGTAAAAGACATCGTGAATCAGGTCATCAAGCAGAATCCATATATTCCTCGCACGAAACTTGCGGCACAAGTCTTGAAGGAGCAGCCATCGGCAGTGGGGACGAGTGCATATAAGAAGCTGCGTGACAACGTGGCGCGTGAATTGGCAGGGCGTCGCGATGGTCAGGGTGGAGTCAGTGCTGCTGAGGCGGCGCGTGCAGATGCTGAAATCGGGCGGCAGCTTGCGGTCCTGAACGGCGAGCTTCAGCCACAGCGCACTATCGGTGAGGTGGCGAAGGCGACTGGTCGCCCGGAAATTCCGGGATTGGAGGGGAAAGGGCATTTCATGGTTCCGCTCCAAGCTCCGGAGACGTTGCCAAAACGTGTTGCGATCATAATGCACCAGACAGAAGGCTCGTATGCTGTCGGGCATGCACGAGCGCAGATGTCGAGGCCGAATAAAGTCGGTACAACTATCTGGGTGGAACGTGACGGCACCTTCTATTGGGCAGCTCCTGAGAGTGCCAATCCGAAGCATATTCGAAGTGGAAGCAGTTTGCGTGGAGATAATAAATATATCGATAACTCTCAAACGCGCGGAGTAATCACCAGCGAGAATACGATAGGCATTGAATTTGCGGGTAATCCGCCGGGACGCCTCCAAAATCCGCTTACTGCTGAACAGCTCGATACGGCCGCTAAACTCGGGCGTTTCTTGCAGGAGCGATACAACATTCCTTCAGATAAAGTGTATGCCCATTCATGGGTGCAGCATAAAGCTGAAAGCAGTGCGCGTGTGGCAGACCGATATGTTGAAGGTGCTGCAGCAGCGAATGTGGTGCGTATGCTCGGATATCGTCCGGGAATTGATTCTGCTGCCGACTTTACCTCTGTTTCCGATCGCGCACTTGTAAATACCGCTGTAGCGAACCTGCCAGCAGGTGGTCCGTTAGATTCAACCGTCCGCACTGCGCTTCGCGATATGGGCGGCGGGGTATTGGTTGCAGAAAATGTCGCGGTACCGGACGCTCCGGCAGCTGCAATCGCGGATGTTGCATTCAATCGTGTGTCGCCCTTTAGTGCTGCGCCGCAGTCGGGAGGGGAATTGGTGAGAAATTTTACCACTCCGTCTGCGCTTGAAGCCACATCACCGCTTAATGTGCGTCCTTCTCCTGTTCTGGTGAGCGAACCGGCGCCCGTCGTGCGACCGACTGAGCCTACGCCAGTCGCCGTGAATGAGCCCGCTCGAACTCCAGGCAGTGCCGCTGAGCCGCGCGGATTCTCCCCGCTCGATCTCATAGAAGTACCGATTGCCATCGGTAATGCGCCGTCATGGGTCGCTAACAGAATCGCTGACGCGGGTTCGTATATCCGCACTGCATTAGTCGGTCCGGCAGTTCCGGAAAACCCTCGAGGCAGTGCGAACACGCCTTCCTCGGGTCAGGTGGTCGCATCAAACGAACCGGGCGTACCGGTGCGTACACCGGAAAATACTGAAATCTTGCCATCACCAACAGGGCAGTCGCTTGAGCCAGTTGCACCGACGGTGCTTGCGGAATCGCGTCCGATTGCAATAACGCGGGTACCTTTGACAGAAGGGGAAATGATTCGCCCGACGACTCCGACCTCGATCGCGCTCAATCCGTCGAATCGATTAGGTAATGAAATCGTGCAAGTTGCGGAGCGTCCCGTTCAGATCGCATCGAAGACCGTTCGTGTGGAAGATATTAGCGGTGCTGATGCGACCGCGGTAGCTTCTGCAGAAGTGAAGGGGGCGCTTACCGGTGTTGAGGCGGCTGAGGCGAAGGCGGTCGCAGCAAAAGTGTTCCTTGCTGAGCTCGATACCTCGAAGAAACTCGCTGATAACGTAAATCGCTTGATGAGTGCGTATTTCAATCAAGGAAAAGTACTTGATCCGCAATCGCTCAGCAGTGCTATTCAGAAGTCAGTCGCTCAGGTCAATCGGTTCGAGCGCGCGATCGCCGATGCGGAAGCCCTAGGCGCACTTGATGCGGCTACTGCCGCTCGAGTTCGTGAATTGTTCGAACCAGTCAAAAGCACTTCGCAGTTGCTTGAGACGCAGCGCCCGCAGCTGATGAGGCTTGTCCCGAATAGTCACGGCAAGGTATCTCTCGGAGCGACATTCGGTGTAGATGGGGCCGCGGAAGGGTTGCAAGCAATCAAGACTACCCCCGCGAGATTGAGTGATTCACTTGCTGAACGGCAGGCACTGGAAACCGCGGCTCGAAGTGGAGCGGAGAAGACGATTGCCGCAGCAGATGCGGCTCGTGCAGAGGCGAAGCGCCTTGCTGAAGCCGAGCAGCTTCGTCTCGTCGAGGAGGCAAGGATCGCAGAAGCGCGCGCAGCGCAGATCGTGAATCAGGAAGGACCGGTCGCATATGTCCCGTCCGCAACACCGGGAACGTGGACTTCGGCAGACGCGCTCGCTGCACCGAAAGGTCCATTTGAAGTGTCGATTACGCGCGTTTCCGATACTCCGAATACGCCTCAAGGTCCTGCGGATCTTCCGGGACAGGAGCCCGGTGTTCCTTCGGGGCGCACACCGACGATTGCCCGCGAGGAAGAGATAGATCCTGCACTCAATCCGCCTCCGCTCCCGCGACAGGACCCTGAACTCCCGTTCCCGGAGAATACCGGCGCTCGTCCTGACGGCGAGATCTCCCCGACGTTAACGACCGGTGGCGGACCAATAACACCTGCGATAGCGGACGAAGGATTGATTTCTCGTACACGCAATGCGCTTTCCGATGCGTTTGCCCGTGCACGTTTCAATACGCAGGTCGGATGGTCACGACTCACCGGATCCGGTCGTCCTGCCGAAGTTACCGCTCCTTTGAACGATTCATTCGCGCAACGGCTCGATGCGTGGTCGCGTTCCGAGGGTAGTCGATTAGAGCGTATGCAGGAGCTCGCGACACTCAGGGAGGCGCTTCAGGTGCGTCAGCAGATAGTGGCGCGTAACGCTGCTGACCTTGCCGCTGTTACGCCTGAGCCGCAATCCGGGATTCCTTCGGTCCGTGATACTGAGCTTGCGAGCATGAACAAAGAGATGTCCACCGCTCTTACGCGTGGCGATGAATCGATCCAAGACCTCGTGCGTGCGGAAGAAGCGTTAGCGAAGAATACGCCGGAAGGTGATGCGGAAGCTCGTGCACTCGCGGCGAGCGGCTTGGACAAGGTGCGCGAACGGGCGGCGGCGGAATCACGCGCGCTCACTATCGCTCGCGCGAATACCGAAGTACCGGCTGACGACATGATCGGCCGACTCGGGCAATGGGAGGCGCGATATGGCGGTGCTGCACAAGCGGCGAGCGACGGAGGCTCGGGTGGAGCAGGTGGTACTACGGGCGGGTCGGGCGCAGCAGCGGCAGATGATGCTGAGCCGTCGCGCGCAACCCGCATCGCGAACGCACTCTGTCTCGGCGGACGCGTGCGGCAGTTCATTTGCGGTGCGCTCGGATTCACCGGTGTCGTGATGACGTACCAGCAGGTGACGGTAGACGGGGCGCCGCAAGAGACACAGAAGGACGCGACCAACTTCAATGGGATTCCAGTCAAAGATGATACTAGTGTGATATTCCAGATACCGCCTGGAGGCGGGACACCGGTGCCGGCACCGACACCTGATGATTCTAGCGATACGACATCATCCGACGCTCCGCGTCAGCCTGCTCCTGACCCACGCACTGATACTCCGCGTCCCGACCCTTCAGTCGGTCGCGATCTCGGTTCTGGAGGTCCGATCGCATATGGCGGCTATGGACCTGCAGGTTCAAGCGGAGGCGACGGAGGATTCTTCGGTGGCGGCATGAATATGTTGTCAGGATTGTTCCAAGGGCTCATGCAGTGGTTTACGGGTGGCGATGAAGAAGAGGGTGATCAATCCCGACCACAACAGCCATCGCAACCCGCATCAGAACCACCGGTCGGTGCGATCGTCGGGAACCCTCAGGTTATCGATGATGGCGACACGACAACACTCTCGTGGTCTACCGTGGGTACGGATGTCAGCAGCTCGACCTGTGCGATCGTGACGTCGGACTTCGCCGTATTCGCGCGCGGTGGACAGAATGGTTCGATCAACTCCGGTGCGCTTTCTGAATCGACGCGTTTCGGATTGGTGTGCAACGTGAAGGGTGCGCAGGATAAGCTCCTGAACGAGACACTGATCCGCGTCCGCGGCGATGACACCGATCCTCCACGCATCTTCACCGACGAGCAGATTGCGGCGAGTCAGGCATCACAAAGCAATCCGGTGCGACCTACTTCGCAGAATTCGTCCGCCCAGCAAGGATCGAATGATGGCTCAAGCAATAATCCGACACCGCAGGATGTCCGCACCTGTGATCCGGAGCAGGCGATGGACAGCTTCATCAAGTGTCTGTGTGAAGCAGAGCCGAATCCTCGTGGCTGCAGTGTCCCGCCGGGAGGTATCCGCTGA
- a CDS encoding M48 family metalloprotease, which produces MASLYTQQGRNIRRTWLLMTGFLVFVIAIGYFIAWYMQEPGLLYVAVAFSLFMNIFAYWFSDKVAISSAGAQEADEKEFRELHRILENLSITAGLPKPRLYVIHDPAPNAFAAGRNPKNAVVAVTTGLLERLDRSELEGVIAHELSHIGNRDILVMTVAVVLAGFVAMIADIFLRMSFWGGGDRDSKGNAIVMVLGIIGIILAPIAAQLIQLAISRRREFLADTSGALLTRYPDALASALAKISSYEAPMERASHATAHLFISNPFGAHDAGKFVAKLFSTHPPVEERIRALGEISV; this is translated from the coding sequence ATGGCATCCCTTTACACCCAGCAGGGCAGGAATATCCGTCGGACATGGCTCCTCATGACGGGCTTCCTCGTTTTCGTGATCGCGATCGGGTATTTCATCGCGTGGTATATGCAGGAACCGGGGCTTCTCTATGTAGCGGTGGCGTTCTCGCTCTTCATGAATATCTTCGCATACTGGTTCTCCGATAAGGTGGCGATCAGTTCCGCGGGCGCGCAGGAAGCGGATGAAAAGGAATTCCGCGAATTGCATCGCATACTTGAGAACCTCTCGATAACGGCAGGACTCCCGAAGCCACGCCTCTATGTCATCCATGATCCGGCGCCGAATGCATTTGCGGCGGGGCGTAATCCGAAGAATGCCGTTGTCGCGGTAACCACGGGCCTCCTGGAGCGACTTGATCGCAGCGAGCTTGAGGGCGTCATCGCGCACGAACTCTCGCACATCGGTAATCGCGATATTCTCGTCATGACCGTCGCGGTCGTTCTCGCCGGTTTCGTAGCTATGATCGCGGATATCTTCCTGCGCATGAGTTTCTGGGGCGGAGGCGATCGAGACAGTAAAGGGAATGCGATCGTGATGGTGCTCGGTATCATCGGTATCATCCTTGCTCCCATCGCCGCACAGCTCATCCAGCTGGCGATCTCACGCCGCCGTGAATTCCTGGCGGACACTTCCGGCGCGCTCCTTACCCGCTATCCGGATGCGCTTGCGTCAGCTCTCGCGAAGATCTCCTCATACGAGGCACCCATGGAGCGCGCAAGCCATGCTACGGCGCACCTTTTCATCTCGAACCCGTTCGGTGCGCACGACGCCGGCAAATTCGTCGCGAAGCTCTTCTCGACCCATCCGCCGGTCGAAGAACGCATCCGCGCGCTTGGAGAGATCAGCGTCTAA
- a CDS encoding LemA family protein: MTTLYIVLGVVAAIAVLLIIMYNRFVALTNRAEEAWSDIDVQMKRRYDLIPNLVEAVKGYMQHEAGTLQKVTEARTAAMGAQTVAQHAQAENMLTDALKSLFAVAESYPDLKANTNFLELQRELSDTENKIQAARRFYNSVVQDLQNALEQFPGNIIGNAFGFKTREFFALAEGEEAARQPVKVSF, encoded by the coding sequence ATGACAACTCTCTATATCGTGCTGGGCGTTGTGGCGGCGATCGCCGTCCTCCTTATCATCATGTACAACCGCTTCGTCGCGCTCACCAATCGCGCGGAGGAAGCATGGTCGGATATCGACGTGCAGATGAAGCGTCGCTACGACCTCATCCCGAACCTCGTTGAAGCCGTGAAGGGCTACATGCAGCATGAGGCGGGCACGCTCCAGAAGGTGACCGAAGCTCGCACTGCAGCTATGGGTGCGCAGACCGTCGCGCAGCATGCGCAGGCAGAGAATATGCTCACCGACGCACTCAAATCTCTTTTTGCAGTAGCGGAGAGCTATCCGGACTTGAAGGCGAACACCAACTTCCTGGAATTGCAGCGCGAACTCTCCGACACCGAGAACAAGATCCAAGCAGCACGCCGCTTCTACAACTCGGTCGTCCAGGATCTCCAGAACGCGCTCGAACAGTTCCCGGGTAATATCATCGGCAACGCATTCGGGTTCAAGACGCGTGAATTCTTCGCTCTTGCTGAAGGAGAAGAGGCTGCTCGTCAGCCGGTGAAGGTTTCGTTCTAA